One genomic region from Bubalus bubalis isolate 160015118507 breed Murrah chromosome 12, NDDB_SH_1, whole genome shotgun sequence encodes:
- the LOC112578212 gene encoding olfactory receptor 1J4-like, translated as MKREKNSSVSEFLLLGLPIRPEQQGVFFALFLGVYLTTVLGNLLILLLIRLDARLHTPMYFFLSHLALTDVSFSSVTIPKMLINMLTRDQSIPYAGCVTQMYFFLFFTDLDNFLLTSMAYDRYVAICHPLHYSTVMGQGLCTLLVTVSWILSCFNALCHTLLLTWLSFCADHSIPHFFCDLDALLKLSCSDTSLNELAIFTAGVVVIILPLICILTSYGHIGATILKVPSTKGICKALSTCGSHLSVVSLYYGTIIGLYFFPSSSTSRDKSTIASVMYTVVTPLLNPFIYSLRNRDMKGALERLLHRVKVLSQ; from the coding sequence ATGAAGAGGGAGAAAAATAGCAGCGTATCAGAgttcctcctcctggggctccCCATCCGGCCAGAGCAGCAGGGCGTGTTCTTCGCCCTCTTCCTGGGCGTGTACCTGACCACGGTGCTGGGCAACCTGCTCATCCTCCTGCTCATCAGGCTGGACGCtcgcctccacacccccatgtacttcttcctcagccaCTTGGCCCTCACTGACGTCTCCTTTTCATCTGTCACCATCCCTAAAATGCTGATAAACATGCTTACTCGGGATCAATCCATCCCCTATGCAGGGTGCGTAACACAgatgtatttcttcctcttttttactGATCTGGATAATTTCCTGCTCACCTCAATGGCCTATGATCGGTACGTGGCCATCTGCCACCCTCTCCACTACAGCACCGTCATGGGACAGGGGCTGTGCACCTTACTAGTAACTGTGTCTTGGATTCTCTCCTGTTTCAATGCCCTGTGTCACACCCTCCTCCTGACCTGGCTGTCCTTTTGTGCTGACCACAGCATCCCCCATTTCTTCTGTGACCTTGATGCCCTGCTGAAGCTCTCTTGCTCAGACACATCCCTCAATGAGCTGGCCATTTTCACAGCAGGAGTGGTCGTCATCATCCTGCCATTAATATGCATCCTGACCTCTTATGGACACATTGGGGCCACCATCCTGAAAGTCCCCTCCACCAAGGGGATCTGCAAAGCATTGTCCACATGTGGCTCCCACCTCTCTGTGGTGTCTCTGTATTATGGAACAATTATTGGGctgtattttttcccctcatctAGCACCTCCAGGGACAAGAGCACCATTGCCTCTGTGATGTACACAGTGGTCACTCCACTGCTGAACCCCTTCATTTATAGCCTAAGGAACAGGGACATGAAGGGGGCCCTGGAGAGACTCTTGCACAGGGTGAAAGTCTTGTCTCAATGA